Proteins encoded together in one Streptomyces sp. NBC_01216 window:
- a CDS encoding AfsR/SARP family transcriptional regulator, producing the protein MQAHRGATALKVGSPQQQAMLAVLLLRPGHAASATDLIAALWGEEPPNAATTTVRTYAWRWRKVLDSGEKDQDGDGSGADRPAPSVLVSMGDGYRLVLPKLAVDAAEAESLAGEAERTARTDPLRARNLLNQALELWQGEPLAGIPGPFAERHRQRLEELRLTLLEERIGLDLALGRYARCIPELTALTTEHPLHERAYGLLMRALYQAGRQADALAVYRGVRQLFLAELGVAPGTELEQLHRGILEGDPALAAPEPNPASAPAAGPGPWAGTTAAPEGDTRQARDGSGVEDSEDAAGSRPDEEGRPEEGNEREGTARPSSAPPRPAQLPPDAADFTGRSAPVRVLDEALGTTSAQALVIATVVGMGGVGKTALALHVAHRVRETYPDGQLYVDLRGSDPVPADPEAVLSGFLVALGVPGDAVPDGLDARSALFRSVVDGRRLLLVLDNAKDAAQVRPLLPGSVGCAVLTTGRTRPAGLPATVQVDLDVFQPAEALDLLSRTIGEERLAAEREAALDLVVACGYLPLAVRIVAARLAARPGWTVETLSRRLQVERRRIDELRIGDLAVAAAFELSYRQLTADQARAFRLVASVDGPDIGLPAAAALLDLDAYDAEDLLEALVDVAMLESPFPGRYRYHDLLRAFARRRPVAEGAPSAAAGGTAASGEAVAARDRLLDHLLATACTAFQYAVPGDPAAGALGPALSPGVALAGWDAAREWAAAERAGSVALAAQVAADVGADGLGGVLPPDRVRATALRAAIDLLIAITPFVLTPPSRQLASTADALAEAAERHGDLRAAGRAHFLRGNVALAATRLEEAEAAARQAVDAARTAGDTVILRQALNDLGLICQFLSRFGEAVDHYDEALLLANELGHHSGALVTTVNGALARVRSGRTDEAVEICHEVLARLRTRQDDPGRAYALYVLGLALHGLGRHEEAVTWFGECLAVAAGAGLRDRAAHARYRLADSLRSLGRADEALDHAGRALALCEELGAERDQAQALVVLGRSLADLGRGAEAGARLRQAHEIFHRLGLPEATEVAGLLEEPAFALREP; encoded by the coding sequence ATGCAGGCTCACCGGGGCGCGACCGCGCTCAAGGTGGGAAGTCCGCAGCAGCAGGCGATGCTCGCCGTCCTGTTGCTGCGGCCGGGGCACGCGGCGAGCGCCACCGACCTGATCGCCGCACTGTGGGGCGAGGAGCCGCCGAACGCGGCGACGACCACGGTGCGCACCTACGCGTGGCGCTGGCGCAAGGTGCTGGACTCCGGGGAGAAGGACCAGGACGGCGACGGGTCCGGCGCCGACCGGCCCGCGCCGAGTGTGCTCGTGTCGATGGGCGACGGCTACCGGCTGGTCCTGCCGAAGCTCGCCGTGGACGCGGCGGAGGCGGAGTCCCTCGCCGGGGAGGCGGAGCGCACCGCGCGGACCGATCCGCTGCGCGCCCGCAACCTGCTCAACCAGGCGCTGGAGCTGTGGCAGGGCGAGCCGCTGGCCGGCATCCCCGGACCGTTCGCGGAACGGCACCGGCAGCGGCTGGAGGAACTGCGGCTGACGCTGCTGGAGGAGCGGATCGGGCTGGATCTGGCGCTCGGCCGCTACGCGCGCTGCATTCCCGAACTGACCGCGCTCACCACCGAACACCCACTGCACGAAAGGGCCTACGGGCTCCTGATGCGCGCGCTGTACCAGGCCGGACGGCAGGCGGACGCGCTGGCGGTCTACCGCGGGGTGCGTCAGTTGTTCCTCGCGGAGCTGGGCGTCGCGCCGGGCACGGAGCTGGAACAACTGCACCGCGGGATACTGGAGGGAGATCCCGCGCTGGCCGCCCCGGAGCCGAACCCCGCGTCGGCCCCCGCGGCAGGGCCGGGACCATGGGCCGGGACCACGGCGGCACCGGAGGGGGACACGCGGCAGGCCCGGGACGGGAGCGGCGTCGAGGACTCCGAGGACGCGGCCGGGTCCCGTCCGGACGAGGAGGGCCGTCCGGAGGAGGGGAACGAGCGGGAGGGCACCGCCAGGCCGTCCTCCGCTCCGCCGCGGCCCGCCCAGCTGCCGCCGGACGCGGCCGACTTCACCGGACGGTCGGCTCCGGTCCGGGTGCTGGACGAGGCGCTCGGCACGACCTCGGCACAGGCGCTCGTGATCGCCACCGTCGTCGGCATGGGCGGGGTCGGCAAGACCGCGCTGGCGCTCCACGTGGCACACCGCGTCCGGGAGACCTACCCGGACGGCCAGCTCTACGTGGACCTGCGCGGCTCCGACCCCGTGCCGGCCGATCCGGAGGCGGTGCTCAGCGGATTCCTGGTGGCGCTCGGGGTGCCCGGTGACGCGGTGCCGGACGGGCTGGACGCGCGCTCGGCGCTGTTCCGTTCCGTGGTCGACGGACGGCGGCTGCTGCTGGTGCTGGACAACGCCAAGGACGCGGCGCAGGTCCGGCCGCTGCTCCCGGGATCGGTCGGCTGCGCGGTCCTCACCACCGGCCGCACCCGGCCGGCGGGTCTGCCGGCCACTGTCCAGGTCGACCTGGACGTGTTCCAGCCGGCGGAGGCGCTGGACCTGCTGAGCCGCACCATCGGCGAGGAACGTCTGGCCGCCGAGCGGGAAGCGGCGCTGGACCTGGTGGTGGCGTGCGGGTACCTGCCGCTGGCGGTGCGCATCGTGGCCGCCCGGCTCGCGGCCCGGCCGGGCTGGACGGTGGAGACGCTCAGCCGTCGGCTCCAGGTGGAACGGCGGCGGATCGACGAACTGCGGATCGGCGACCTCGCGGTGGCCGCGGCCTTCGAACTGAGCTACCGCCAGCTGACCGCCGACCAGGCCAGGGCGTTCCGGCTGGTCGCCTCGGTGGACGGGCCGGACATCGGGCTGCCGGCCGCCGCCGCGCTCCTCGACCTCGACGCGTACGACGCCGAGGATCTGCTGGAGGCGCTGGTGGACGTGGCGATGCTGGAGTCTCCGTTCCCCGGCCGGTACCGGTACCACGACCTGCTGAGGGCGTTCGCCCGGCGGCGGCCGGTGGCCGAGGGTGCCCCCTCCGCGGCGGCGGGCGGCACGGCGGCGAGCGGGGAGGCGGTCGCCGCCCGGGACCGGTTGCTGGACCATCTGCTGGCCACGGCCTGCACCGCCTTCCAGTACGCGGTGCCGGGCGATCCGGCGGCGGGCGCACTGGGTCCGGCCCTCTCCCCCGGTGTGGCGCTGGCCGGGTGGGACGCGGCCCGGGAATGGGCCGCGGCGGAGCGGGCGGGCTCCGTGGCCCTGGCGGCCCAGGTCGCCGCGGACGTGGGGGCCGACGGACTGGGAGGCGTGCTGCCGCCGGACCGGGTGCGTGCGACGGCCCTGCGGGCCGCGATCGACCTGCTCATCGCGATCACGCCGTTCGTCCTGACCCCGCCGAGCCGTCAGCTCGCCTCCACCGCCGACGCGCTGGCCGAGGCGGCGGAGCGGCACGGCGACCTCCGGGCCGCCGGACGGGCGCACTTCCTGCGCGGGAACGTCGCCCTGGCGGCGACCCGGCTGGAGGAGGCCGAGGCGGCGGCCCGCCAGGCGGTGGACGCGGCGCGGACCGCCGGCGACACGGTGATCCTCCGTCAGGCGCTCAACGACCTCGGCCTGATCTGCCAGTTCCTCAGCCGCTTCGGCGAGGCGGTGGACCACTACGACGAGGCGCTGCTTCTCGCCAACGAGCTCGGGCATCACTCGGGCGCCCTGGTGACGACCGTGAACGGCGCGCTGGCACGGGTGCGCAGCGGGCGGACGGACGAGGCGGTGGAGATCTGTCACGAGGTGCTCGCCCGACTGCGGACCCGGCAGGACGACCCCGGTCGGGCGTACGCGCTGTACGTACTGGGCCTGGCGCTGCACGGGCTCGGGCGGCACGAGGAGGCGGTGACCTGGTTCGGGGAGTGTCTGGCGGTGGCGGCGGGGGCCGGGCTGCGGGACCGGGCGGCGCACGCGCGCTACCGGCTGGCGGACAGTCTGCGTTCGCTCGGCCGGGCGGACGAGGCGCTCGATCACGCCGGGCGGGCGCTGGCGCTCTGCGAGGAGCTGGGGGCGGAACGGGACCAGGCTCAGGCGCTGGTGGTGCTGGGCCGGTCGCTGGCGGACCTCGGGCGTGGGGCCGAGGCGGGGGCGCGGCTGCGGCAGGCGCACGAGATCTTCCACCGGCTGGGGCTGCCGGAGGCCACCGAGGTGGCGGGGCTGTTGGAGGAGCCGGCGTTCGCCCTGCGCGAGCCCTGA
- the ddaH gene encoding dimethylargininase, which produces MRTARPRRFLMCRPTYFEVSYAINPWMDPAKPVDTGLAVAQWERLYELYVRLGHRVDLIDPLPGLPDMVFAANGATVVDGKVLGARFRDAERAAEGPAYLEWFRARGFVTHDPVHVNEGEGDLLLTGRHLLAGRGFRSVSAGHAEAREFLGRPVIGLDLVDPRFYHLDTALGVLDADRIIYYPGAFSPDSRAVLRRLFPDAVLVEEGDAEAFGLNLMSDGLNVVLPEAATGVAARLRERGFRPIGMDLSELLKGGGSVKCCTLEIREAA; this is translated from the coding sequence ATCCGCACCGCCCGGCCGCGCCGGTTCCTGATGTGCCGTCCGACCTACTTCGAGGTCAGCTACGCGATCAATCCCTGGATGGACCCGGCCAAGCCGGTCGACACCGGCCTGGCCGTCGCGCAGTGGGAGCGGCTGTACGAGCTGTACGTCCGTCTCGGCCACCGCGTCGACCTGATCGACCCGCTGCCCGGTCTGCCCGACATGGTCTTCGCGGCCAACGGCGCCACCGTCGTGGACGGGAAGGTGCTCGGTGCCCGGTTCCGTGACGCCGAGCGCGCGGCCGAGGGCCCCGCCTACCTGGAGTGGTTCCGGGCCCGCGGCTTCGTCACCCACGACCCGGTCCACGTCAACGAGGGCGAGGGCGACCTGTTGCTGACGGGCCGGCACCTGCTGGCCGGGCGAGGTTTCCGCAGCGTCTCCGCCGGACACGCGGAGGCGCGGGAGTTCCTCGGCCGCCCGGTGATCGGCCTGGACCTGGTCGACCCGCGCTTCTACCACCTCGACACCGCGCTCGGGGTGCTCGACGCCGACCGGATCATCTACTATCCCGGCGCGTTCTCGCCCGACAGCCGGGCGGTGCTGCGGCGGCTCTTCCCGGACGCGGTGCTGGTGGAGGAGGGGGACGCGGAGGCGTTCGGGCTCAATCTGATGAGCGACGGCCTGAACGTGGTGCTGCCGGAGGCGGCCACCGGGGTGGCGGCCAGGTTGCGCGAGCGGGGCTTCCGGCCGATCGGGATGGACCTCTCCGAACTGCTCAAGGGCGGCGGCAGCGTGAAGTGCTGCACCCTGGAGATCCGCGAGGCCGCCTGA